The DNA segment TTGAGACGAAATAATCCTTTTCACCCCACCTCGCCGAAATCCACGGGATCAACGGGTCTACGCCGACGGAGGCGCCTGTGATTCCCCTTCGAGAAATGAGGCACACCAACGGCGCCGCCCGCTCTATCCTGTTCTGCAATGCCTCTCTTTCGTAGAAAAACACCGGCCAATACCGCAAGGCCTCGGGGCTGACGCTTTCCCAAAACAGCAACTCCGCTATCGGGTCCGAGGTTTCGACCCACAGGTTGCTCATGGATAAGAACTGGAAGTATGACTCGCATCCGGAGACCATACCCAGAATTAGAGAGACGATTAGGGTTAAATTGCGCCATCTGCCCATTATACATCACAAAGTAAAAACCGAATAAAATCCAAGTCACGCTTTAACGCTTTGCACAAACCCACACAGTTCCGCCTAAAGTTCGCCGGCAAAGACCGGCGACCCTATCTGTCTCCGGGCGCGAGAGTCCGCATTCGCCCTTGCCAGGAGGCTTTCGCCGATGATCGAGACGTCGCCCGCGCCGATGGTAAGGACAATATCGCCGCTCTCGCACATTCCCTCCAGCGCCGACACGGCGTCCTCGAGAGAAGAGCACATGGTGCAAGCTGTCTTCATCTTCTTCGGCAGGTTGTCCGCTATCAGAAGGGAGGATATCCCGGGAATGGGATCCTCGTCCGCCTGGTATACCGGCAGGAGGAGCAGCCTGTCCGCCATCGACAGCACCTGGGCGAACTCCTTGTACAGGGCTCTCGTCCTGGTGTACCTATGAGGTTGAAACGCCACTATCAAGCGCCTGTCCGGATACATCCTCTCCAGGGTGCTCAGGGTGGCCATGATCTCCCTCGGATGGTGACCGTAATCGTCGTACAGGTCGACGCCCTTTACATTTCCGATATGCTGCAATCTGCGCTTGGTACCACGGAAGGCCCTCAGGGTGCGCTTGATCACTGCGACAGGCACGCCAAGCCTGTGGGATACGGCGCAGGCGGCCAATGAATTGAGGATGTTATGCTCGCCTGATATCGACAGTTCGATCTCATCCAGGAACTCTCCTTTATGCGAAAGAGAGAATCTCACCCCTCCGCCGGGCTTGTGAAGGACGGCACCCGCCCCCCAATCCCATGCCCCTCCCCAGCCGTATGAGACTGCGCCCGCGGGGATGACGCCCATGGACTTCAGCCTGGAAAGGCCTGGGTCCTCCGCGCAATATACGAGGAAACCCCCGTCTTTCAAGTTTCCTATGAAGCGGGCGAAGGCCTCGAGGACGCTCTCGTATGTCGGGAAATAGTTTACGTGGTCCCAGTCGACATTTGTGATGACGGAGATCTCGGGATGGAATTTCTCGAACGAGCCATCGCTCTCATCGAGCTCGGCGACCATGTACTTGCCGTTTCCAAGCTTGGCGTTCACCCCTATATCGCACAGCTCTCCCCCGATCGCCAGGGTGGGATTCATGCCGGCCTGCTCCAGGATGAGGGAGATCATTGAAGAGGTGGTCGTCTTTCCATGGGTGCCGGCAACGCCTATCCCGCAGCGAGAATCGAAGATCCAGCTCAAAACCTCTCCTCTTTTGGCGACGGCCACTCCGCTCGCCCTGGCCGCAAGGATCTCCTCGTTGTCCTCCGCTATTGCACTGCTGTATATCAGGAGGTCGGGGAAGAACTTCTCCATGTGGGCGCGACCATGGCCAAGAACCACTGCAACACCCTCTTTTAAGACCTTGTCGATGTAGGAGGTGTGAATCATGTCACAGCCGCTCACCTCGAAGCCTAGTTCCGCAAGTAAAAGCGCAAGCCCGCTCATGCCGGCCCCGCCGATACCCATCAGGTGAATTCTACGGATGCCGTCGAAATGCGATAAAGTAGTCTCCAATTAAATAATCTCCCTTCCAATACTGGACGAGATCAGCCGCCATAAAGATTCTGACTCATCTCCCTCTATATAAGGCCGCCAGGATGCTCGTTCACCCTGCAGAATCCTGAACAGGCTTTCTTTCAACGACTCCGGCGCTTCATCTTCCCGCCAGATTTCACCGATATTACTCTCGAGGAAGCAGCGGGCATTCATTTCCTGATGATCATCCGAAGCGCCCGCCCACGGTATCACCACGGACGGAATGCCCAAGGCACCCAACTCGGCCAGAGTAGAAGCTCCTCCTCGAGTCAACGCGGCGTCGATCAAAGAATAAAATCCTGACATATCCCGCTGCTTTTCGGTAACATACACGTTGCATCCGCCGTCCTCTTTTCTTCCCGGAGGGCGACCTTTCTCGACTCCTCCAAGGATTATAAAAGAAACACGGTCAAAAACGGGGTCATTTACAACGAACCCTGATAATTGTATCAGTCGTTGGCTTATAAGTGAACCACCAAGGACCCCGACGATCTTCCCTTTTGGAAAAGGCACTCTGAAACCCAATGACGACCAGGCCTTCTCGGGCGGTCCAAGATTAAACCTTCTTACAGGAATCCCGGTCCTGTGAAAGTCACATGGTGAAAAGGGCGAACAGACCTCCCACCCGGAGGCGATCTTCTTTCCAAGGAAGCGCGCCAGGCGCGTGGTCTTCCCCGCTGTTGCGTTCTGTTCGTGAGCTATGACCGGTATGCCGTAAAAATGACAGAGAAGGAGGGGTATGAGCGAAACGTAGCCCCCGAAGAGGACGCATGCGTCGAAAGAGTGCCGCCTTATCAGCCTTCTGAACTCGAAGATCGACCTGTAAAGCCCGAGCAGGCGGCTTGCTTTGTCTTTGATCCCATCGGCACCCAGAGGAGACCCGCTGATTGGAAGAGTGATCGGGTCGAAGCCCAGGCCACTGTATATCTCCCTCTCCATGGGACGGGTGCCGCAGACGAAAAAAACATTCACCTCCTTATGGTTTTCTCTTATCCACTCTCCGAAGGCGATCGCCGGGACTATGTGCCCTCCCGTTCCTCCGGCCACGATGCAGAGGCGTTTCATTGGATGATCGCCTCCTTGCAGACCCTCATGATCAACCCTACCCTTACCCACATGAAAAGAAGCGAGCTGCCCCCGTAGCTGATGAAGGGAAGCGGGATACCCGTGAGAGGCATGAGCTTGAGCACGCCGCCGAGGTTGATGAAGAGAGGGATCAACAGGGAGGCCGAGACGGCCCATGTAAGAGCCGTGTGGAAAGGATCCTTCATGCTCCTGTACAGTAGATAGGCTCTGATAGTCCAGATGAAGAAAAGGAGCAGGATCATGAAGGAGCCCACAAACCCGAACTCCTCCCCTATGGTGGCGAAGATATAGTCGGTCCGGGCCGCCGGAAGATAGTTCAGTTTTTGAAGACCCTTCCCGATGCCGACTCCCAGGAGTCCTCCGTTGGCGAAGGCCACCATGCCCTGGATCACCTGGAAGCCGCTTTTAAGCGGCTCCTCCCATGGATCGACGAAGGCCATGTATCTTCTGAGGCGATACCCCGCTTGAATGATGATGAAGAAGAAAAATGCGAATCCTGCTCCACCGAACAGGATCGGCCAACTCCATCCCCTAGTCTCGACGTGTATCGCCATCGTCAGGGCAAATATCAGGATGATTCCGCCCATGTTGGGCTGGAAAATAAGCGGAACTGCGGAGAAACCCAAAACAGGCGCTGTCAGGGAGAAGAATGCCTTCATTCCCCCTTTTGGCGACTTGGTAAGAATTTTGGAGAGGTGAACGGCCACGGCCAGCGATAGGAGCTCTATCGGCTGGAAGCGGAGTCCTCCCAGCCCGATCCAGCGCCTGGCACCTCCCGCCTTTATCCCCAGTCCCGGGATCAGAGTCAATACGAGCAGCACCAGAGAGACGACCCACAGAACGCCGCTGTACTCCCTCCATTTGGAGATGGGAATCAGATAGACGGCGATCATCGACAGGATGGACAGTAATAGCCACTGCACCTGGCGCATTCCAAGGGCGAATGGTGATCCGAACTCCTCGAGGGCCGTGTGTGACGTCAGCGAGAAGATCATCAGTATGCCAAAGGCGTTCAGTACCAGCGGGATGATCCAAAGCACGGGATCAACTCCCACAGTCCGCCTTCTCTTTTCATACCTGAATTCCAGTGTCTGTTCAAGATTGACTTTCATCTCTCGCCCTCGCCCTTCATCTCCAGCACGAGACTTTTGAAATGATCGCCTCTCGCCTGGTAGTCGGGGTACATATCCCAACTGGTGCAGGCCGGGGATAGCAGCACCAGGCCCTTCGACGGAGCGATCCGAGACGCGGTCGCGACTGCCTCCTCCATCGAGGCCACTCTGTAAAAGTCCTCGAAACCGGCCTCCTGCAGGGCGGCGACGATCTTCTCTCTCTCCGCTCCCATGACCACTGCGGCGACGGCCTCCTTTTTTACCGCCTCGGCCAGCTGTCCATACTCCTCTCCCTTGCCCTGCCCTCCCAGTATGACGACTTTGGGCCCCGGCAAAGATGAGAGGGCCGTGGAGCTGGCTGCGACGTTGGTCCCCTTCGAGTCGTCCACGTATCGCACGCCTCGCACCGTGGCGACGTGCTCGCACCTGTGCGGCAGGCCGCGGAAGCCTGAGAAGAGAGTGCTTCCGTAGCTCTCCTTGCCGGCCAGAAGTCGGACGGCCGCGG comes from the Synergistaceae bacterium genome and includes:
- a CDS encoding UDP-N-acetylglucosamine--N-acetylmuramyl-(pentapeptide) pyrophosphoryl-undecaprenol N-acetylglucosamine transferase, which gives rise to MKRLCIVAGGTGGHIVPAIAFGEWIRENHKEVNVFFVCGTRPMEREIYSGLGFDPITLPISGSPLGADGIKDKASRLLGLYRSIFEFRRLIRRHSFDACVLFGGYVSLIPLLLCHFYGIPVIAHEQNATAGKTTRLARFLGKKIASGWEVCSPFSPCDFHRTGIPVRRFNLGPPEKAWSSLGFRVPFPKGKIVGVLGGSLISQRLIQLSGFVVNDPVFDRVSFIILGGVEKGRPPGRKEDGGCNVYVTEKQRDMSGFYSLIDAALTRGGASTLAELGALGIPSVVIPWAGASDDHQEMNARCFLESNIGEIWREDEAPESLKESLFRILQGERASWRPYIEGDESESLWRLISSSIGREII
- the murC gene encoding UDP-N-acetylmuramate--L-alanine ligase, which produces MGIGGAGMSGLALLLAELGFEVSGCDMIHTSYIDKVLKEGVAVVLGHGRAHMEKFFPDLLIYSSAIAEDNEEILAARASGVAVAKRGEVLSWIFDSRCGIGVAGTHGKTTTSSMISLILEQAGMNPTLAIGGELCDIGVNAKLGNGKYMVAELDESDGSFEKFHPEISVITNVDWDHVNYFPTYESVLEAFARFIGNLKDGGFLVYCAEDPGLSRLKSMGVIPAGAVSYGWGGAWDWGAGAVLHKPGGGVRFSLSHKGEFLDEIELSISGEHNILNSLAACAVSHRLGVPVAVIKRTLRAFRGTKRRLQHIGNVKGVDLYDDYGHHPREIMATLSTLERMYPDRRLIVAFQPHRYTRTRALYKEFAQVLSMADRLLLLPVYQADEDPIPGISSLLIADNLPKKMKTACTMCSSLEDAVSALEGMCESGDIVLTIGAGDVSIIGESLLARANADSRARRQIGSPVFAGEL
- a CDS encoding FtsW/RodA/SpoVE family cell cycle protein; this encodes MKVNLEQTLEFRYEKRRRTVGVDPVLWIIPLVLNAFGILMIFSLTSHTALEEFGSPFALGMRQVQWLLLSILSMIAVYLIPISKWREYSGVLWVVSLVLLVLTLIPGLGIKAGGARRWIGLGGLRFQPIELLSLAVAVHLSKILTKSPKGGMKAFFSLTAPVLGFSAVPLIFQPNMGGIILIFALTMAIHVETRGWSWPILFGGAGFAFFFFIIIQAGYRLRRYMAFVDPWEEPLKSGFQVIQGMVAFANGGLLGVGIGKGLQKLNYLPAARTDYIFATIGEEFGFVGSFMILLLFFIWTIRAYLLYRSMKDPFHTALTWAVSASLLIPLFINLGGVLKLMPLTGIPLPFISYGGSSLLFMWVRVGLIMRVCKEAIIQ